The genomic interval CTCCGCGATGGTCAACACCTCGCAGCAGGTCGGCGGTGCGATCGGTACGGCCCTGCTGAACACGATCGCCGCCTCGGCCACGACCTCCTACATCGCCGACCACATCGGCTCCGCGACCTCCAAGTCGCAGGCGCAGCTGGTGGCGCTGGAGGGCCAGGTGCACGGCTACACCAACGCGATCTGGTTCGCCGTCGGCATGCTGGTGCTCGCCGCGGTCATCGTCGTGACCCTCGTCAACGCCGGCCGCACGGACGCCGCTGTGGTGGCCGGGTCCGGAGAGGGCGCCGAGGAGGAGCTGGCGGTGCCGGTCGTCGCCCACTGACGGCGACCGCCCCGCGGTACCCCTTCGAAAACCTCGTACGTACGGGGATGGGGACGCTCCGTACGTACGACCCCAGGAACTGCCCTGGTCTCGCTGAGTGAGCGGCTCAGCGGAGCCAGGGCAGATCCGCGCCCGCCTCGTTCGGCTGGAGTCCCTCGGCGACGATCTGCATGATCTCGCCGAGGGACTTCTGCTGTTCCGGGGTGAGCCGGTCGAAGATGGCGTTGCGCACGGCCCGCACATGGCCCGGCGCGGCGCCCCGCAGCATCTCCAGGCCCGGGTCCGTGAGCACCGCGAACTGGCCGCGCTTGTCGTCCGGGCAGTCCTCCCGGCGCACCCAGCCGTTGCGCTCCAGACGGGCGATCGCGTGCGAGAGCCGGGACCGGGTGATCTTCGCCTTCATGGCCAGCTCGGTCATCCGCAGCCGCCGGTGCGGCGCCTCGGCGAGGCCCACGAGCAGTCCGTAGTAGATGTGCGGCATGCCGGCGTCCCGCTGGAGCTGGCGGTCGAGGTGATCCTCGAGCAGGGTCGTGGCGTGCACGTAAGAGCGCCAGATGCGCTGTTCTTCGTCGTCGAGCCACTGGGGCTCCTCGTCGGGGACGGATGCCGTGTTCATGGATCCCACTCTACGAGCTCTCTCCTTGAAGCTTAAACAAATGAGGCGTACAGTCATGTCATAAGAAGCTTTAAATTTGAAGCACCCGAAGCAGCCTAAGCACCCGAAGCATCGGAAGTACCGGAGGAGTCCCCGCCATGTCCGCCGACACGCTGGAGCGCATGCCCGCCCTCTATCTGAGTCACGGCGCGCCGCCGCTCGCCGACGACCCGATCTGGCCCGGTGAGCTCGCCGCCTGGTCCGCGGACCTGCCCCGCCCCAAGGCGATCCTCATGGTCTCCGCGCACTGGGAGGAGGCCCCCCTCGCCCTCGGCGCGGTGCGGCCCGTCCCGCTCGTCTACGACTTCTGGGGCTTCCCCGAGCACTACTACAAGGTGAGGTACGACGCCCCCGGCGCCCCCGAGCTCGCCGATTCCGTCCGCAAGCTGCTGCGCGCCCCCGGCGTCCCCGTGCAGGACGTCCCGGACCGCGGACTGGACCACGGCGCATACGTCCCCCTCGTCGAGATGTTCCCCGAGGCCGACATCCCCGTCCTCCAGGTCTCCATGCCGACCCTCGACCCGGTCAAGCTCATGGACATCGGCCGCAAGCTCGCCCCGCTGCGCGACGAGGGCGTCCTGATCGTCGGCTCCGGCTTCTTCACCCACAACCTCGCCGCCCTGCGCCACACCGGTCCCGGAGTGCCCACCTGGTCCTCGGAGTTCGACGACTGGGGCCGGCGGGCCCTTGAGGCACGGGACGTGGACTCCCTGCTGGACTTCCTCGACAAGGCCCCGGCCGGGCGCTACGCCCATCCGCGCACCGAGCACTTCGCGCCCCTCTTCGTCACCATGGGCGCGGCGGACGTGAGCGGCGAGCTGGACACGCAGAAGTCCGTGATCGACGGGTTCTGGATGGGGATGGCCAAGCGGTCGGTGCAGTTCGGCTGAGACCCTCGCGCGGGGACTAGAGGTCCTTCTCGTACCAGGCCACGTCCCAGTAGCGGCCGAACTTCCGGCCCACCTCCCGGTAGGTGCCGACGTAGCGGAACCCGAAGCGTTCATGCAGCCGCGTGGACGCTTCGTTGGGCTGGGTGATGCCCGCGTAGGCGCGGTGCACGTCCTCGCCCGCCAGGGCCTCGAAGAGGGCCTTGTAGAGGAGGGTGCCGACGCCCCGGCCACCCGCGTCCGGGGCGACGTAGACGGTGACCTCCACGGAGGTCGCGTACGCGGCCTTCGCGCGAAAGGGGCTGGAGGTGGCGTACCCGAGGATCCGCTGTGAGGTTCCTGTCGACTCCGTGTCGGTGGCAACCATCAGGCGGTACGGGCCGTCTTCAGGGTGGGAGAGCAGCCAGGGGCGGCGCTCTTCCGGGGTGAAGACAGCGGTGTCGAAGGTGATGGGTGTCTCACGGACATAGTGGTTGTAGAGGTCGGCGAGGGCCTTGAGGTCACCTTCGACTCCCGGCCTGACCTGCACCTCTGTACGTTCTGACGGCATCACGCCTCCCCATGTGGCCGGACAGGGTACTGCAAGATCAGAAAAATAGCGGCACCGCTTGGGAATTCTGTCCGGTTTCCAGTCGTTGTTTCCATCGGATGCAGGGCACCCGAGGAGAGTCCGGAAGCAACCGGAGCCGGGACCCAGCGTCCGAAGGACCACCCGCTGAGCCAACATCGCAAGGGAGCACGCATGGCAACCCGTGCCGTCGCCCGTCGTAAGTCCGCCACCGGCGGGTCTACCGACGCGGCACGCAGTGTTCGCGTCCATGGCGGCGAGATAGCCGACCGCGACCTGGTCGGCATGTACCTCGACGAGATCGCGCGT from Streptomyces sp. CC0208 carries:
- a CDS encoding class III extradiol ring-cleavage dioxygenase, which produces MSADTLERMPALYLSHGAPPLADDPIWPGELAAWSADLPRPKAILMVSAHWEEAPLALGAVRPVPLVYDFWGFPEHYYKVRYDAPGAPELADSVRKLLRAPGVPVQDVPDRGLDHGAYVPLVEMFPEADIPVLQVSMPTLDPVKLMDIGRKLAPLRDEGVLIVGSGFFTHNLAALRHTGPGVPTWSSEFDDWGRRALEARDVDSLLDFLDKAPAGRYAHPRTEHFAPLFVTMGAADVSGELDTQKSVIDGFWMGMAKRSVQFG
- a CDS encoding GNAT family N-acetyltransferase; the protein is MPSERTEVQVRPGVEGDLKALADLYNHYVRETPITFDTAVFTPEERRPWLLSHPEDGPYRLMVATDTESTGTSQRILGYATSSPFRAKAAYATSVEVTVYVAPDAGGRGVGTLLYKALFEALAGEDVHRAYAGITQPNEASTRLHERFGFRYVGTYREVGRKFGRYWDVAWYEKDL
- a CDS encoding MarR family transcriptional regulator, producing MNTASVPDEEPQWLDDEEQRIWRSYVHATTLLEDHLDRQLQRDAGMPHIYYGLLVGLAEAPHRRLRMTELAMKAKITRSRLSHAIARLERNGWVRREDCPDDKRGQFAVLTDPGLEMLRGAAPGHVRAVRNAIFDRLTPEQQKSLGEIMQIVAEGLQPNEAGADLPWLR